A single Microbacterium protaetiae DNA region contains:
- a CDS encoding DNA modification methylase, translating to MKSRLLASIAVCATVILGATGCSMISPQGTTIPYSPSDGINIADTTGAPLQVRNALIVATDDGTIGNLIAAVVNTTAEDQTLTVEVDAASGKITQTVRVAAHSVSSLGQNVDPLRLDNLGVKPGLTVPVYFQSGDAEGALANLPVLGGDEQYLSGLVPEPAPTPDATPAS from the coding sequence TGAAATCGCGCCTGCTCGCGTCCATCGCCGTCTGCGCCACCGTCATTCTCGGTGCCACCGGTTGCTCGATGATCTCTCCGCAGGGCACCACCATCCCCTACTCACCCAGCGACGGCATCAACATCGCCGACACGACAGGTGCGCCCCTGCAGGTGCGCAACGCACTGATCGTTGCCACCGATGACGGGACCATCGGCAACCTCATCGCCGCGGTCGTGAACACCACCGCCGAAGATCAGACGCTGACCGTCGAGGTCGACGCTGCTTCGGGCAAGATCACCCAGACCGTGCGTGTGGCCGCCCACAGCGTCTCGAGCCTCGGTCAGAACGTCGACCCGCTGCGCCTGGACAACCTGGGCGTGAAGCCGGGCCTGACGGTGCCCGTGTACTTCCAGTCCGGTGACGCCGAGGGCGCGCTGGCGAACCTGCCCGTGCTCGGCGGCGACGAGCAATATCTCTCCGGCCTCGTGCCCGAGCCGGCCCCGACGCCTGACGCCACGCCCGCGTCCTGA
- a CDS encoding response regulator transcription factor, whose amino-acid sequence MTRVLIVEDEPDLADPLAYLLRREGFEVAIADDGPAAVGEFAAHGADIVLLDLMLPGMPGTEVCRQIRASSAVPIIMVTAKDTEVDIIVGLELGADDYITKPYSTRELLARMRAVLRRTAAAEADLDERVLDGGRVRLDVDRHTVTVDGEQISMPLKEFELLEVLMRNAGRVLTRGQLIDRVWGSDYFGDTKTLDVHVKRIRSRIEKDPRDPAMLLTVRGLGYRFEV is encoded by the coding sequence ATGACCCGCGTACTGATCGTCGAAGACGAACCCGACCTCGCCGACCCGCTCGCCTACCTGTTGCGCCGGGAGGGCTTCGAGGTCGCTATCGCCGACGACGGGCCGGCGGCGGTCGGCGAGTTCGCCGCACACGGCGCCGACATCGTGCTGCTCGACCTCATGCTGCCCGGGATGCCGGGGACCGAGGTGTGTCGCCAGATTCGGGCGAGCAGCGCGGTGCCGATCATCATGGTCACCGCCAAAGACACCGAGGTCGACATCATCGTGGGGCTCGAACTCGGCGCCGATGACTACATCACCAAGCCGTACTCGACCCGCGAGCTGCTGGCGCGGATGCGGGCGGTGCTGCGCCGCACGGCGGCGGCCGAGGCAGACCTCGACGAGCGGGTGCTCGACGGTGGTCGCGTGCGGCTCGACGTCGACCGTCACACCGTGACGGTCGACGGCGAGCAGATAAGTATGCCGCTGAAGGAATTCGAGCTGCTCGAGGTGCTGATGCGCAATGCCGGGCGGGTGCTCACTCGCGGTCAGCTCATCGACCGGGTGTGGGGCAGTGACTATTTCGGCGATACCAAGACCCTCGATGTGCACGTCAAGCGCATCCGCTCGCGCATTGAAAAGGATCCGCGCGACCCGGCGATGCTGCTCACCGTGCGGGGGCTGGGCTACCGGTTCGAGGTGTGA
- a CDS encoding sensor histidine kinase — MDAAQLALFALLIGVVLGVSVALVVAAAYRARDRAMQRASAGIPAGIRTVLAGMDDPAVVVDRSGIVVVASPPAGDAGLREGRALPDEQLALLARAARAGTASTPVIVPMRTTGQPRTVAVHARALTPRLVLLVLHDVTEQERVAKMRRDFVANTSHELKTPAGAVSLLGEAIESAADDPDEVRGFARRLRAEAERLGTLTSRIMTLSQLEADEPLAMRDVPVDELIDDVIEAHGAQADAADVALARGGDSGALVHGDPLLLAEALGNLVANAVAYSPPGSRVGVGVKTVARVVEISVADQGIGIAESDQERVFERFFRADRARSRRTGGTGLGLAIVKHAVQRHGGEVRLWSRLGQGSTFTIRLPRAVPDAADKAALRHPGKKSPNKKHHRRKDSVA; from the coding sequence ATGGATGCCGCGCAGCTCGCTTTGTTCGCGCTGCTCATCGGCGTGGTGCTGGGCGTGTCCGTCGCACTGGTGGTCGCCGCCGCGTACCGCGCGCGCGATCGCGCCATGCAAAGAGCGTCGGCGGGGATCCCGGCCGGCATCCGGACGGTGCTGGCCGGCATGGACGACCCGGCCGTCGTCGTGGATCGGTCAGGCATCGTGGTCGTGGCATCCCCTCCGGCCGGCGACGCCGGTCTTCGCGAGGGCCGCGCTCTTCCCGATGAGCAGCTGGCACTTCTGGCCCGCGCCGCGCGGGCGGGTACGGCATCCACCCCCGTCATCGTGCCGATGCGCACGACCGGTCAGCCGCGCACCGTCGCCGTGCACGCGCGGGCGCTGACACCGCGCCTGGTACTGCTGGTGCTCCACGACGTGACCGAGCAGGAGCGCGTGGCCAAGATGCGCCGCGACTTCGTCGCCAACACGAGCCATGAGCTGAAGACCCCCGCCGGCGCGGTGAGTCTGCTGGGTGAGGCCATCGAGTCGGCGGCTGACGACCCCGACGAGGTGCGCGGATTCGCCCGGCGGCTGCGCGCCGAGGCCGAGCGGCTGGGAACGCTGACCAGCCGCATCATGACTCTCTCGCAGCTCGAGGCCGACGAGCCGCTGGCGATGCGCGACGTGCCGGTCGACGAGCTGATCGACGACGTGATCGAGGCGCACGGTGCCCAGGCCGACGCCGCCGATGTCGCGCTGGCACGCGGTGGTGACAGCGGCGCTCTGGTGCACGGCGACCCGCTGCTGCTGGCCGAGGCGCTGGGCAATCTCGTCGCGAACGCGGTGGCGTATTCGCCGCCGGGATCGCGCGTCGGGGTGGGCGTGAAGACCGTCGCGCGGGTCGTGGAGATCTCGGTGGCCGATCAGGGGATCGGCATCGCCGAGAGCGACCAGGAGCGCGTGTTCGAGCGCTTCTTCCGCGCCGATCGGGCGCGGTCTCGGCGCACCGGAGGTACCGGCCTGGGCCTGGCCATCGTCAAGCACGCTGTACAACGCCACGGCGGCGAGGTGCGTCTGTGGTCGCGGCTCGGTCAAGGCTCGACGTTCACGATCCGGCTGCCGCGTGCGGTGCCCGACGCGGCGGACAAGGCCGCGCTGCGGCATCCCGGCAAGAAGTCCCCGAACAAGAAGCACCACCGACGGAAGGACAGCGTCGCATGA
- the phoU gene encoding phosphate signaling complex protein PhoU, producing the protein MREVFHQSLEELQSGLVEIAELVATAMEKATTAFGTSDVTLAEEVIDADSVIDERALALDELAIEILARQQPVARDLRIVVMSLRVSASLERMGDIAEHVAQLTRMRFPERAIPKGLKSTFTRMGELDVALARDLAELLRTEDLDLAERIRNADDDIDELHIAVFEKVLSDSWQGEASATVDATLASRYHERFADHAVSVAKKVVYLATGDWAADPPA; encoded by the coding sequence ATGCGCGAGGTGTTCCACCAGTCCCTCGAAGAGCTCCAATCGGGGCTCGTCGAGATCGCCGAGCTCGTGGCGACCGCGATGGAGAAGGCCACGACGGCATTCGGCACGAGCGATGTCACGCTGGCCGAAGAGGTGATCGACGCCGACAGCGTCATCGACGAGCGGGCGCTGGCCCTCGATGAGCTCGCGATCGAGATTCTCGCCCGTCAGCAGCCGGTGGCACGCGATCTGCGCATCGTCGTGATGAGCCTGCGGGTGAGCGCCTCACTGGAGCGGATGGGCGATATCGCCGAGCACGTGGCGCAGCTGACGCGCATGCGGTTTCCCGAGCGCGCCATCCCGAAGGGGCTGAAATCCACCTTCACCCGCATGGGCGAGCTGGATGTCGCGCTGGCGCGCGATCTCGCCGAGCTGCTGCGCACCGAAGACCTCGACCTGGCCGAGCGCATTCGCAATGCCGACGATGACATCGACGAACTGCACATAGCGGTGTTCGAGAAGGTGCTCAGCGACAGCTGGCAGGGCGAGGCGTCGGCCACGGTCGATGCGACACTGGCCAGTCGCTACCACGAGCGGTTCGCCGACCACGCCGTGTCGGTGGCCAAGAAGGTCGTCTACCTGGCCACCGGCGACTGGGCGGCCGACCCGCCCGCCTGA
- a CDS encoding phosphoglyceromutase, whose protein sequence is MTAPYTLILLRHGQSEWNKSNQFTGWVDVRLTEQGKAEAQRGGELLAESGLHPDVLYTSVLSRAIQTANIALDAADRLWIPVKRSWRLNERHYGALQGKDKAQTLDEFGEEQFMLWRRSFDVPPPELPDDAEYSQANDPRYADIDGGVPRTESLKLVIDRLLPYWHGEIVPDLQAGKTVLVTAHGNSLRALVKHLDQISDDDIAALNIPTGIPLVYKLDENLAPLGPGEYLDPEAAAAGAAAVANQGK, encoded by the coding sequence ATGACCGCCCCGTACACGCTGATCCTGCTCCGTCACGGACAGAGCGAGTGGAACAAGTCCAACCAGTTCACCGGATGGGTGGACGTGCGCCTCACAGAGCAGGGCAAGGCCGAGGCCCAGCGCGGCGGCGAGCTTCTCGCCGAGTCGGGGCTGCACCCCGACGTGCTCTACACGTCCGTGCTGTCACGCGCGATCCAGACCGCGAACATCGCGCTGGATGCCGCGGATCGGCTGTGGATTCCGGTGAAGCGGTCATGGCGCCTCAACGAGCGCCACTACGGCGCGCTGCAGGGCAAAGACAAGGCGCAGACCCTCGACGAATTCGGTGAGGAGCAGTTCATGCTCTGGCGCCGTTCGTTCGACGTGCCGCCGCCCGAGCTGCCCGACGATGCCGAGTACAGCCAGGCCAACGACCCGCGCTACGCCGACATCGACGGCGGGGTGCCCCGCACCGAGTCGCTCAAGCTCGTCATCGACCGTCTGCTGCCCTACTGGCACGGAGAGATCGTCCCCGACCTGCAGGCCGGCAAGACGGTGCTGGTCACCGCACACGGCAACTCGCTGCGCGCGCTCGTGAAGCACCTCGACCAGATCAGCGACGATGACATCGCCGCCCTGAACATTCCGACCGGCATTCCCCTCGTCTACAAGCTCGACGAGAACCTGGCGCCGCTGGGCCCCGGCGAGTACCTCGACCCCGAAGCCGCCGCCGCCGGCGCCGCCGCCGTGGCCAACCAGGGCAAGTAG
- a CDS encoding class I SAM-dependent methyltransferase, with protein MTSSPVGRPTRGTTGTNRLRRVDRWIARHPTLRRAADPLVVDLGYGASGVTALELEARLRPVRRDVHVLGLELDPGRVARARDQLARVRSGCTPFAADARVSFARGGFEVPTPAGRRPAAIRAFNVLRQYDEKDVRDAWARMASRLDPSGLVVEGTCDELGRVATWVAIGPDSRAVSFTVSLRLAGLEHPSIAAERLPKALIHRNVPGERIHDFLIALDREWERAAGMSAFGPVQRWRAAMQGLVDAGWPLRDRARWRLGEVTVPWEAVAPRV; from the coding sequence ATGACATCCTCCCCCGTCGGGCGCCCGACGCGCGGCACGACGGGGACCAACCGCTTGCGCCGTGTCGATCGCTGGATAGCCCGCCACCCTACCCTGCGTCGCGCCGCCGACCCGCTCGTCGTCGACCTCGGCTACGGTGCGAGCGGGGTGACAGCGCTCGAGCTCGAGGCGCGGCTGCGCCCGGTGCGCCGCGACGTGCATGTTCTCGGCCTCGAACTCGATCCCGGCCGGGTCGCGCGGGCGCGAGACCAGCTGGCCCGGGTGCGCTCGGGGTGCACACCGTTCGCCGCCGACGCGCGCGTGTCGTTCGCGCGTGGTGGCTTCGAAGTGCCCACGCCCGCCGGGCGGCGGCCGGCCGCCATTCGCGCTTTCAATGTCTTGCGCCAGTACGACGAGAAAGACGTGCGGGATGCCTGGGCCCGCATGGCCTCTCGGCTCGATCCCTCGGGACTCGTCGTCGAGGGAACCTGCGACGAACTCGGGCGCGTGGCCACCTGGGTGGCGATCGGCCCCGATTCACGGGCGGTGTCGTTCACGGTGTCGCTGCGGCTGGCCGGGCTCGAGCATCCCTCGATCGCCGCCGAGCGGCTGCCGAAAGCTCTCATCCACCGCAACGTTCCCGGCGAGCGCATCCATGACTTTTTGATCGCGCTCGACCGGGAGTGGGAGCGGGCCGCGGGCATGTCGGCGTTCGGCCCGGTGCAGCGCTGGCGTGCGGCGATGCAGGGACTTGTGGATGCCGGCTGGCCGCTGCGCGATCGCGCGCGCTGGCGTCTGGGCGAGGTCACCGTGCCGTGGGAGGCCGTCGCGCCGCGGGTGTGA